A window of Gambusia affinis linkage group LG03, SWU_Gaff_1.0, whole genome shotgun sequence contains these coding sequences:
- the LOC122827760 gene encoding purpurin-like isoform X1: MDFQLFGLVMLLLACVEQSLGSCVVDRFTVKPDFEPQRYAGKWYALQKKDPEGLFLQDNISAEYTVADDGAMVASSRGRVTLFGFWVVCADMAAQYSVPDPNTPGKMFMNYQGLASYLSSGGDNYWVIDTDYDNYAITYACRTLKEDGSCEDGYALVFSRNPRGLPPAIQRVVRQKQEEICMAGQFQPVLQSGTQQAHMHAFDLQYKGYTGHFNLKIYLSLFNRGMLKQLPGRWRTSDCTLSIWTD; this comes from the exons ATGGACTTCCAGCTCTTTGGGTTGGTGATGCTTCTCCTGGCCTGTGTGGAGCAGAGCCTGGGCTCTTGTGTGGTGGACAGATTCACAGTTAAACCAGACTTTGAGCCCCAAAGG TATGCAGGTAAATGGTACGCCCTGCAGAAGAAGGACCCTGAGGGTTTGTTCCTGCAGGACAACATCTCTGCTGAGTACACTGTTGCGGACGACGGTGCCATGGTGGCCTCCTCCAGAGGCAGAGTCACTCTCTTTgg GTTCTGGGTTGTCTGTGCAGACATGGCTGCTCAGTACTCAGTACCTGACCCCAACACACCAGGCAAGATGTTCATGAACTACCAAGGGTTGGCCAGCTACCTGTCCAGCGGCG GTGACAACTACTGGGTCATTGACACGGACTACGACAACTACGCCATCACATATGCCTGCCGCACCCTTAAGGAGGACGGAAGCTGCGAGGACGGCTACGCGCTGGTCTTCTCCCGCAACCCTCGCGGCCTTCCCCCAGCCATCCAGAGAGTCGTCCGGCAGAAGCAGGAGGAAATCTGCATGGCCGGACAGTTCCAGCCCGTGCTGCAGTCGGGTACGCAACAGGCACACATGCACGCATTTGACTTGCAATATAAAGGCTATACAGGgcattttaacttaaaaatatatttgtctcTCTTCAACAGGGGCATGTTAAAACAGCTTCCAGGCCGATGGCGGACGAGCGACTGCACTTTGTCAATCTGGACCGACTAA
- the LOC122828155 gene encoding potassium voltage-gated channel subfamily V member 2-like has protein sequence MGSTKKAGNLWNRRQSLFPNYKVTDSDASRRPSEVVYPLAKESCVKTWNSMQELSRDIYDIYAEYEEEEEEGGPFSFSRQVSPSKKNYVININVGGKPYQIAYKMAAKYPKTRIGRLATYTDHNMKLDLCDDYIVTSNEYFFDRDPEVFHSIFNFYRTGVLWIKDELCPRNFLEEINYWGVRIKNTNRCCRISFEERQDELNDQLKIQRELEAEVEIEENEELFHDMFMGQIRRAIWNLMEKPFSSVKAKIMAVASSLFVLISLVAMTLNTVEEMQYKTHAGHLSGKTYCEYAESICIAFFTMEYVLRLISTPDLRSFSRSVLNTVDLIAILPQYLQGILEFFDNEENYMKHEADIKAVGQVGKLGQVLRIMRLMRIFRILKLARHSTGLRAFGFTLRQCYQQVGCLFLFIAMGIFSFSAMVFTVEHDMPQTNFTSIPHAWWWAAVSISTVGYGDVYPETVLGRVFAFVCIAFGIILNGLPISILFNKFSDYYSKLKSNQYTACLKKRGKVRFAKRTINSLSSCFGSQH, from the exons ATGGGGAGCACCAAAAAGGCAGGAAACTTGTGGAACAGGAGGCAGAGCCTCTTTCCCAACTACAAAGTCACAGACTCGGATGCCTCTCGAAGACCTTCTGAGGTTGTTTACCCGCTAGCCAAGGAGAGCTGTGTGAAGACATGGAACTCTATGCAAGAACTGAGCAGGGACATCTATGATATTTACGCCGAGtatgaggaagaagaagaggaggggggCCCATTCAGCTTCTCCAGGCAGGTATCACCCTCCAAGAAGAACTACGTGATCAACATCAATGTCGGGGGAAAGCCCTATCAAATAGCCTACAAAATGGCAGCAAAGTACCCCAAGACCAGGATAGGACGACTGGCCACGTACACAGATCACAACATGAAGTTGGACTTGTGTGACGACTACATAGTGACTAGCAATGAGTACTTCTTTGACAGGGATCCTGAGGTCTTCCACAGCATCTTCAACTTCTACAGGACGGGTGTGTTGTGGATCAAAGATGAGCTTTGTCCCCGCAACTTCCTGGAGGAGATCAACTACTGGGGAGTGAGGATCAAAAACACCAACCGCTGCTGCCGCATCTCCTTCGAGGAGAGGCAAGACGAGCTGAATGACCAGCTAAAGATCCAGAGGGAACTGGAGGCTGAGGTGGAGATCGAGGAGAATGAGGAACTGTTCCACGACATGTTCATGGGTCAGATACGTCGAGCGATATGGAACTTGATGGAGAAGCCTTTTTCTTCTGTCAAGGCGAAGATTATGGCCGTGGCCTCCAGTCTTTTTGTCCTGATCTCCCTGGTGGCCATGACCCTCAACACGGTGGAGGAGATGCAGTACAAAACCCACGCCGGTCACTTAAGTGGCAAGACTTATTGTGAATATGCAGAGTCCATATGCATTGCTTTCTTTACCATGGAGTATGTGCTGCGTCTTATATCCACACCTGATCTCAGATCCTTCAGCAGGAGTGTCCTCAACACAGTGGACCTCATCGCCATCCTGCCGCAATACCTGCAGGGCATCCTGGAGTTCTTCGACAACGAGGAAAACTACATGAAGCACGAGGCTGACATAAAGGCGGTGGGGCAGGTGGGCAAGCTGGGGCAAGTGTTGAGGATCATGAGACTGATGCGAATCTTTCGAATCCTGAAGCTAGCTCGCCACTCCACCGGTCTGAGGGCGTTTGGCTTCACTCTGCGCCAGTGCTACCAACAAGTGGGCTGCCTCTTCCTGTTTATCGCTATGGGCATCTTCAGCTTTTCTGCCATGGTTTTCACTGTGGAGCATGACATGCCGCAGACTAACTTCACCAGCATTCCTCATGCATGGTGGTGGGCAGCT gTGAGCATCTCCACTGTGGGCTACGGAGATGTGTACCCGGAGACCGTGCTGGGTCGCGTCTTCGCCTTCGTTTGTATCGCGTTTGGAATCATCCTCAACGGCCTGCCTATTTCCATCCTCTTCAACAAGTTCTCTGACTATTACTCCAAACTTAAATCCAACCAGTACACAGCCTGCCTCAAGAAGCGTGGGAAGGTGAGATTTGCCAAGAGGACAATTAATTCGCTCAGCAGCTGCTTTGGAAGTCAACACTGA
- the LOC122827760 gene encoding purpurin-like isoform X2 encodes MDFQLFGLVMLLLACVEQSLGSCVVDRFTVKPDFEPQRYAGKWYALQKKDPEGLFLQDNISAEYTVADDGAMVASSRGRVTLFGFWVVCADMAAQYSVPDPNTPGKMFMNYQGLASYLSSGGDNYWVIDTDYDNYAITYACRTLKEDGSCEDGYALVFSRNPRGLPPAIQRVVRQKQEEICMAGQFQPVLQSGAC; translated from the exons ATGGACTTCCAGCTCTTTGGGTTGGTGATGCTTCTCCTGGCCTGTGTGGAGCAGAGCCTGGGCTCTTGTGTGGTGGACAGATTCACAGTTAAACCAGACTTTGAGCCCCAAAGG TATGCAGGTAAATGGTACGCCCTGCAGAAGAAGGACCCTGAGGGTTTGTTCCTGCAGGACAACATCTCTGCTGAGTACACTGTTGCGGACGACGGTGCCATGGTGGCCTCCTCCAGAGGCAGAGTCACTCTCTTTgg GTTCTGGGTTGTCTGTGCAGACATGGCTGCTCAGTACTCAGTACCTGACCCCAACACACCAGGCAAGATGTTCATGAACTACCAAGGGTTGGCCAGCTACCTGTCCAGCGGCG GTGACAACTACTGGGTCATTGACACGGACTACGACAACTACGCCATCACATATGCCTGCCGCACCCTTAAGGAGGACGGAAGCTGCGAGGACGGCTACGCGCTGGTCTTCTCCCGCAACCCTCGCGGCCTTCCCCCAGCCATCCAGAGAGTCGTCCGGCAGAAGCAGGAGGAAATCTGCATGGCCGGACAGTTCCAGCCCGTGCTGCAGTCGG GGGCATGTTAA